In Gemmatimonas aurantiaca, one DNA window encodes the following:
- a CDS encoding response regulator transcription factor — MPMRLRIDAGCRLAADTPLASLFLSLQDSMREVQQLVDTMQKGEVEAGSADAASVSPASSPPGVSPLVSTGRPVHVLLVDDNELLSEALGEYIGADTRFARMLHASSAASARRMLETSTPDLIPDLIVVDVNLPDADGLVLCRELRSRYPSVGVAVMSGMVDSGLLTEVHASGAAGFLAKGGEPAALLNAMVQLAGSTSARSSTHG; from the coding sequence ATGCCCATGCGTCTGCGTATCGACGCAGGCTGTCGACTTGCCGCAGATACACCGCTGGCGTCGTTGTTCCTGTCGCTGCAGGACTCCATGAGGGAAGTGCAGCAGCTCGTGGACACGATGCAGAAGGGCGAGGTCGAAGCGGGATCTGCGGATGCTGCCTCCGTGTCTCCCGCCTCATCGCCTCCCGGTGTATCGCCCCTCGTGTCGACCGGAAGGCCGGTTCACGTGCTCCTGGTGGATGACAACGAATTGCTGAGCGAGGCGCTGGGTGAATACATCGGTGCGGATACGCGATTCGCGCGGATGCTCCATGCTTCGAGTGCGGCAAGCGCGCGCCGGATGCTCGAAACGAGCACACCGGATCTCATCCCGGATCTCATCGTGGTCGATGTCAATCTTCCCGATGCCGATGGCCTGGTGTTGTGTCGTGAACTGCGCAGTCGATACCCATCCGTGGGAGTGGCGGTCATGTCAGGCATGGTGGATTCCGGATTGTTGACCGAGGTACATGCCAGTGGCGCCGCCGGCTTCCTTGCCAAAGGAGGCGAGCCGGCGGCGCTGCTGAATGCGATGGTGCAACTGGCGGGGAGTACGTCAGCCCGCTCTTCAACCCATGGGTGA
- a CDS encoding response regulator, with amino-acid sequence MQHTDIRAVVIDDNQDVRDSMVMVLELMGCSARALPTAEESLPLLAHEQPRDHPIHIAFIDVSLPGMSGYELARVIRAASVPRRAMLVAMTGWGTERDRERALDEGFDAHVVKPLDMERLRSLLDAVRGR; translated from the coding sequence ATGCAACACACCGATATCCGCGCAGTCGTCATCGACGACAACCAGGACGTGCGCGACAGCATGGTGATGGTACTCGAGCTGATGGGCTGTTCCGCCCGGGCATTGCCGACAGCCGAGGAGTCTCTGCCTCTCCTTGCACACGAACAACCGCGTGACCACCCCATTCACATCGCATTCATCGACGTTTCACTGCCCGGAATGTCGGGCTACGAACTGGCCCGTGTCATTCGCGCCGCGAGCGTTCCGCGCCGCGCGATGCTCGTGGCCATGACCGGCTGGGGTACGGAGCGGGATCGTGAACGCGCGCTCGACGAGGGATTCGATGCTCATGTCGTGAAACCGCTCGACATGGAAAGATTGCGAAGTCTGCTCGACGCGGTACGGGGGCGATGA
- a CDS encoding lmo0937 family membrane protein: protein MLTTLAIVLLVLWALGMVSSYTIGGFVHILLIVAIVMILVRIIQGRKPIS from the coding sequence ATGCTGACCACCCTCGCCATCGTGCTGCTGGTACTCTGGGCACTCGGAATGGTGTCGTCCTATACGATCGGTGGATTCGTCCACATTCTTCTCATCGTCGCCATCGTCATGATCCTGGTGCGCATCATCCAGGGGCGGAAGCCGATTTCCTGA
- a CDS encoding response regulator transcription factor: MSATTIRILLVDDHAILREGLAALLSSVDGMQVVGQAGDGATAIDLYRDLLPDVVICDLRMHPMDGTEVTSTIRAEFPSARIILLTTYDTDEEVFRGLRAGASSYVLKDVEPAHLVDTVQAVHAGRKAIAPSIAAKLAEHVANDALTARQLEVLGCLAQGRSNIEIAGTLYISEGTVKAHIKAILQKLGARDRTQAVTIGIKRGLIRGL; the protein is encoded by the coding sequence ATGTCGGCAACGACGATTCGCATCCTGCTGGTGGACGATCACGCCATTCTGCGCGAAGGGCTGGCCGCGCTCCTGAGTAGCGTGGACGGGATGCAGGTGGTCGGCCAGGCAGGCGACGGAGCGACCGCCATCGACCTGTACCGCGACCTGCTTCCCGATGTGGTGATCTGCGACCTGCGCATGCATCCGATGGACGGCACGGAGGTCACCAGCACCATCCGCGCGGAGTTTCCCTCCGCACGCATCATCCTCCTGACCACATACGATACCGACGAAGAAGTGTTTCGTGGACTCCGCGCCGGCGCTTCGAGCTATGTGCTCAAGGATGTCGAACCTGCACACCTCGTCGACACCGTGCAAGCCGTCCACGCTGGCCGCAAGGCCATCGCACCGTCGATCGCCGCCAAGCTGGCCGAACATGTGGCCAACGATGCGCTCACCGCACGGCAGCTCGAAGTCCTCGGCTGTCTTGCCCAGGGCCGGTCCAACATCGAGATCGCCGGCACGCTGTACATCAGCGAGGGAACGGTGAAAGCCCACATCAAGGCCATTCTGCAGAAACTGGGCGCGCGTGACCGGACACAGGCCGTGACCATCGGCATCAAGCGTGGGTTGATTCGTGGCCTGTGA
- a CDS encoding DUF4397 domain-containing protein, translating to MPNHTRTLALFAAAIIVTQACGREAGDDRTVETRTEDGTLAAMSADSADERGVALVRVVNAVPMSREMMIRADEMHVLPSVKFRGVSAYQPIDKTWAAFQIGDTVAGTFVPLNTNRELLTNGNRYSLIVLKNQEGTNFETLIVRDQLVQEPGKAAVRVVNAAPGLREVIVQPRNAERLVEGLDYGEEASYKMIEPWSGVLEIRADNRNESLITTPKMTFEAGKAYTLVISRTPQGKVDLFWFADSPMG from the coding sequence ATGCCGAATCATACCCGTACCCTCGCCCTGTTTGCCGCGGCCATCATCGTCACGCAGGCGTGTGGTCGCGAAGCGGGTGACGACCGCACCGTCGAGACCAGGACCGAAGACGGGACACTTGCCGCCATGTCGGCCGACAGCGCCGATGAACGTGGTGTCGCACTCGTACGTGTCGTCAACGCCGTCCCCATGTCGCGCGAGATGATGATCCGTGCCGACGAGATGCATGTGCTGCCTTCGGTGAAGTTCCGGGGCGTGAGCGCCTATCAGCCCATCGACAAGACCTGGGCGGCATTCCAGATCGGCGACACGGTGGCTGGAACGTTCGTACCGCTCAACACCAACCGCGAGCTGCTCACCAACGGCAATCGGTACAGTCTGATCGTGCTCAAGAATCAGGAAGGCACGAATTTCGAAACGCTGATCGTGCGCGATCAATTGGTGCAGGAGCCGGGCAAGGCGGCCGTTCGTGTCGTGAATGCGGCGCCGGGGCTGCGCGAAGTGATCGTCCAGCCTCGTAACGCGGAACGACTGGTGGAAGGGCTCGACTACGGGGAGGAAGCGTCGTACAAGATGATCGAACCCTGGTCCGGCGTCCTGGAGATTCGCGCCGACAACCGGAACGAGTCACTGATCACGACCCCGAAGATGACCTTCGAGGCCGGCAAGGCCTACACCCTCGTGATCTCGCGTACGCCGCAGGGGAAGGTCGACCTCTTCTGGTTTGCCGACTCACCCATGGGTTGA